The Buteo buteo chromosome 5, bButBut1.hap1.1, whole genome shotgun sequence DNA segment ATTAATTCAGTAAATTAATTGGCATCCTTTCATCCTTTCTCATCATTTGCTGCATAATCTAATTGAAAACGCTTCAGTCCATAGGTGTTGTGGTGAAACTTAGGTTTAAGTCTTTACTTTTTTCTATTCCTTGTTTTTAGCTGTTTTtacaaaatcacattttaaaaaaattcatactTTTGAGAAAATGTCTGAAGTTTTCTGAATATTCTGCTACTGTATATTAAATCTCTAGTTTCCTGTCTCTAAATCaatagctttttcattttaaaaagtaataatttgtCTGACGTGATTTACCTTTCACAAATCTGTGTTGACTTCCCCTATTAAATTGTACTTCTGCAACTGTATGCTTAAGCTGTCTATAAATATCATCTAAAAAAATGTTCTAATATACATGCCATGTAtgaaattttcagtttctcttctagCCTTTCCAGATATTGAAAACTTACGTTCAGTAATCACTTTAGACttcctaaaaatgaaatattcagtgATTCAGCTTGCAGCTCTCTTGAATAGATAATTCATATCCAAGCAGGTCTTTGTCTAGCTTCAGCTTATTGTGTTAGTAGTTACTTAAGTCCACTGAATTATTCCCCGCTGATGGTCCTTATTACCACCTAAATATATACCTCCTATCCTCCTTCCATATACTTTCTATATCCTCCTTGAGTTATCAGGAATAGGTGCAAAACCTGAAGACTGCTAAACTGACTGCAGATGTTTTTACAAGGACTTCCAGCACCTGAAATGAAAGTCAGAatctttcctttaaataaaaaaaaataaaaaaagggccAGCTTACATGTTTTCCTATATAAAAGCTGTTTACCTTGAAGTGTTTATAGaagccttttgttttctgcaataTAAGCAGAGCTATTTAATAAGTCACAAGGATAACTGTGTTTGTacctgtggattttttttttttaacattatacCAGAAAACACTGatacataaattaaaatttcctgTATGAAGAactactgtttttcttcattttactgAATCATTCTGTTTGTAGCACTggcataaataaatgaaaaatctctGAATAGTAGCATCCAGTTAGTGTCTCTTTTGCCGCCTTTTCCTCAAAACACAGTTCCCCACTCAGGACTGCAAGAGCTGGGAGCATTCGGAGTATACTTCTTGATCCAAATCCCTTGGGAGTCTATGGGTGTTCACTCCTGTTGAAGTGGCAGGTGGTTAACAAACCCAGGCTGTAGTATGACTGGAAGTTTACTGTTTAAATGTACTCATAATGCTTATGATTTCAGTGTTGCTGttctcttgttttctgtacTTGTTCTTTCTGTTGCTAACCCTTGCACCTTCCCACCCCACCTTTATTGCAAATGCAGATTGTAGAAGTCATTGGGATTTTGTGCGTCTTTACTTTTTGTCCTCCGTTCAGGGCGCAGATAATTGATAACTTGGGTTAATAACAtttcatctttaatttttcttgttataTACTTAGATCAGGgttctgttcttatttcttccattttaacgTGCATTCTGTTTCagccttccctttcctttgtgGCATAATATAAATGATTGTCaattttttgattaaaaacagTTGTTCATTCCATAATGAGTTTCAAGTAATTGCAGTTTTAGAATTTCCACATGTTTGTATTTGAAGTTCCAATGAGCAAGATTTTCCAGAGTGAATGGAGATGTGAGATGCCAAAGGGCCTGATTGCTCGATTTAAGGTTGTGGTCTGCTAACTTGCTTAGGAAATCAAATTCTAGTGATATCTGAGCATCACATTCAAGGGCCTTATTTATCAAAACTTTTGGGAGTACCATTTAAAGTCAGGTCATGGCCACATGTGAAATCtctgacttttttatttatttatttattaatcatTTGACCTAGGAGCAAAAATAATGTTCTAATACTTTATCTGGGGCACAAGGTGTGCAAGAACAGAATCCCTGGTGGTGCCTGACCTGTTTTGAACCATGTCCCTTCTTTATTTCAGCCCTGACAATATGGGTTTGCTTGACCCAGCCACCAGCGATGGTAGAGTGATTTTCTTCCTGCCATGGGAGAAGATGACTATTGCAGGGACCACAGACAGCCCGACTGATGTTACTTCCCATCCAATACCAACAGAAGAAGACATAAACTTCATTTTGAATGAAGTGCGCAACTACCTTAGTGTTGATGTTGAAGGTAAACCTTTGTCAGCTCTGTTTTATCCCTGCAAAGGTACTGATAAGTCTGTGACGTTTCAGTTTGAGTAAATGCTGTCTGTCTGAAGTTTTCTGTGACTCTGATAACTATGGTTCTTGTGCATCTGGGTGTTTCTAAAACTAGTGGGACATAAGTGTCATCGTGATCTCTGTTTCAGAGCTATAAAATGATGCTTTTCCAGATACACCTGCACTACTTGCACTATTTAAATGGAAACCAGTTGGTATCTGCATGTTCAGATTTCACATACCTTTCATCTAACTGGTGCTAGCTGTCCAGCTGCACAGCCAAGTCTTTCTGGTCTCTTTGGGTGGCAGATGCAAGGTTTTGCAGAACTGGGACAGTTTGGTCATACATCAGCACAAGTACATCAAATAATTCACCTGTTTTTCTTGAAGGAAAAGTTGTTCTGACTTTTCCagtgttgttgtttttatttccatttttctaggCACTTTATTCTTAGAATTTACTTTTCTTGATATGGTAAATATCTGATAGTGTCAGTTTTCAGTGGGAGAGGAAAGTATAATGGGCAAAAAGGAGAATTTATAAAAATTCCTTGGTGACAGTTCCCTTCAGTAGCTGAGCTGAGAACACATTCGTTAGAAGGTGCTGCCCTGCTTTGACTCAGTGCTGGTTTAAAGGAgagaggttttttccttcatagtgacttttaaaaaaaattattctatgaaAGCATTTGTACTTCTGTATTTCCGTTGTAGTagcagcattaaaataaatctgaaaagcaCTCTGTCAGGAACCTTGCAACATCCTTAGATTTAGGAAAACTTGCTGTCTGATGATTGGAAATGCTAGATTACTTGTTTCCTGAAGTGGATAATTGATGGCTCTGTATTATATAAAGTTCAGGAAAAGTCTTCAGGAAATGTACCTTTAAGTTTTCTGAGCAGAAGTTGATATAAATAAGTGCGGTAGGCCTGTCTGGTAGCTACCTGTCTGGTAGCTGGTAGAGTTAAGAATGTGAATAAGACAGAGATTTTGCAAGGTATTTTACAGAACTACATTATGAAGTGTTTAATTCTTTTGAATGAAACCTACCTAGGTGCACGCTGTTTTTCACATATGCAATTAGCAGTGTTTATAGATTGCTTGTTATTGAATTAACAACTGTGCTGGCCATATCAACTCACTGCAGACCTGCCTTTTTGCTGCCAGAGACAGTGCCAGGGTTATCAACTTACACAGGCTTGGATGTGTTCCAACTGTTTAATTATAGTGTCACgcatgctgctttttctagTTTCATTAGTTTATAAACGTAATATGGTATCTTATTTCTGTGATTAACACTTCATTTTGGCAGGTTAAACATGCTGGCAGAGCACCATTGATTTCTGAAATCTATTTTGTGTTCTTTGGGGGATATTTTTACACCCTTTTACTGATTTTCAATTATCATTTATTTGAAAGTTGTatgaaaaaaactaaaccaagcCATGTTCCAAAGACTTCAGTACAAAGCAAATCAGTCAATTTTTCTATTGCAATTTAAtaagcaacaaaattaatttcattaaattctCTATTGGTCctatgttttatgtattttaaaaggtgacTTTCAGAGGCTGGGGTATTTTTCTACAACTGTTAAGGGCTTTTTTTGATGAACAGATGCCTTCAGGTTTTCTTCCTGAGAAGTCAGGGTTGGCTTTAGGTGTATACCTGTAACTGGACAGGAAGCGGAGGAGTAGCACAGGGGAAGAAAGTAGTGAACAGCTGTTGAGTCAGGCTTCTTGTGGAGCACGACAACGTTGCTGAAGCAGTGGtaaggaggaggcagagaaggcagagcTGGAAGAGGTAGTTGTGTAAGATATGTGGACTTCTGTTGGGTGGTTTTTGACAAGTCAGCTGGGCCCGTTCAGGTTGCTGTGCAGTAAAAATGCTGGCATGGGGTACAACCTTTGGGGTTGTGGTACAGATGACCACAACCTTGCCagtaatttttctccttgtgtATATGTGTAACCGCACTTACTATAAAGTAAAGATCACTTGTCAAGaggaaaacttggaaaaaataatctacaaGCTAGAGAAAAAGCTTTGAAGTCCTAAAAGCAAATGTTACACTAATGTGGAACAaactttattttggtttctgaAATGCAATGCAAGGACTGTCCTGTCAGCACAAGCAAACAAGGAGAAGACTTGgtgctgggggtgtgtgtgttggttttggtagggtttgggttttgagtttagggtttttttgagctGATCAGTGAGTTTGACAGTTGAGTCTCTCTTGGTTGATCAGTTCCCAGGATACCTCTGTTCTGTTAGATTTTTAACCGGTGTGAAAAATGGACCTATCTGTCTCTGACTTTGCTTTGGGCTACAGAATATTACTGATACTGATCAGGgcagtgctatttttaattctgtagcCCAGCTTATTTCATTACTTTGGAGAATCTTCTCCAGCTCTTTGAGTTGCTCAACTAACAAGCATGGTGTGGTGCAGTCCTTGTTTCACAGCGAGTATCTACACGGAGGCAATGCCACAAAGACCACAGGAGGGATATGAGATAAATACCCATCAGTTCCTGGCTGACTTTGGCTGATCTTTGGTTCCGGACAGTGAGAAGAGGAGACGTGTTGGCAGCGTGGAGTGGCATTCGTCCTCTGGTCATAGACCCCAACTCCAAAGACACGCAGTCGATATCCCGGAATCATGTCGTTACCATTAGCGATAGCGGCCTTGTCACAATAGCAGGTACTGGAAGTTCTCTTAACGTATAGCTTTGTTGGGCTTCCTCAGtgtattttattgaaaactTTTCTCGTTACAGGATGATCTTTCATGTTCCTTTAACTAGATAATGATCTGTCAGTGGTAGCATGACTGGCTTGTTGGAGCAAGTCTAGTAAGAATAATgtgatatataaaatatatatagtaCATACCAACTTCATATTCCACTTGCTTTCCCCAAATAAAGAAGTAAATGTGTGGTTACAGGTGGGAAGTGGACAACCTACCGTGCCATGGCGCAGGACACCATTGATGCAGCTATTCAAGCGCATGATCTGAAGGCAGGTTCCAGTAAGACCATTGGACTGCAGCTAGAAGGGGCTGAGGACTGGAGTCCCACTCTCTACATTAGGTTGGTCCAAGACTATGGACTTGAAAGTGAGGTGAGTCATGGTTTCTGTTAATGCTCTGATGTTTCTGTGTCAGGGTGTTGTTTTGCCACTAAATCTAATGCCAGCGTAACTTGCACAAAGGTCTGTTGAGCCTGATAAGAGCTTATTATCTGGCTGGGGCAAaggtagttttaaaaaaaataaattctagtaattgtttttcttttcttcccttttcccttcctcctaaTCTTGACTGTTTCCTGTGTTAAAATGTTATGACATGCTAGGGTCTGTCTTCCTTTGAGCCCAACAAAATCTATACTTCAGGTGTGATCACAGTGTAGCAGAAGAGTTGGAGCATCAGTAGTCACAGTTACATTGATACATACATACTGGTGTCACTGCTGGTCTAATCCATTCACAACGCAAGTAGTTTCCTCCCACGCAATCAAAATCTAATACCCTCTTCAGCCTATTTGTTATTGGTGATAAGAGAATTGacaagaaaaatgtgtgtatatTTGATGTGCTTTCAAAAGCATATTGAATTTGTTTTCAACTCCATAGGTGGCTCAGCATCTAGCTTCAACATATGGGGACAAGGCTTTTGAGGTGGCCAAAATAGCCCAAGTTACAGGAAAGAGATGGCCTATTGTTGGAAAACGTCTTGTGTCAGAATTTCCTTATATTGAAGCTGAGGTATGTGGAAGAACTACATAGTGTTCTTTGATTCTCTTCTTGGGATAAGCAGGTTCTAGAGCAGGACTGTCTCGCTCTGTAAAACATCTCCATAAACCCTTTCATTTGGTGAggtccagattttttttttcctgttcttgtttttcctgttcCCCGGAGCATGCTTTACTTTTATGcttatatgtttatatatacacatattaatatatttatatataattaaatatttatataatgtctatttttaaaatttcatatatACAAGTTTGATCCCAGATGCGTTTTATAAAATGTTCCAAGGAGAAGGgagctttttaaatgtttctcttgGTTGGGTGGGAACTAGTTACGGAAAGTTCATTTTATATAGCCAGCCCAGCAGTGCCATTTGTGATGCTAAACATAATTTCTGACAATGCTCGTCTACTTTCTCATCtgcatttttccctttgtcttATTGTTCTAGGTTGTCTATGGTGTTAAAGAGTATGCCCGCACGGCAGTGGATATGATTTCCCGACGTACTCGCTTGGCCTTTCTGAATGTGCAGGCTGCAGAGGAAGCCCTGCCAAGAATCATAGATATAATGGGGAAAGAACTTAACTGgaatgagcagaaaaaaaaggtacaaagggcctttttcatctgaaactgttttgtttttcttaagtaGTTTCCATGTTAACGATCTAAATTAGTTGAATAGAAAACTTCAAGTGATGCTTTCTTCCTGAGAGAATGATTCACTTGGCATATTTCATTACACAGACTTTATCAAAATAGCTGTGAAATGAGTTGGTATTGGccagggggtggaggggaaagTGAAGATCTGTATCCTGTTGTTCCccaactttaaaaatgaaagcagtctTGGCATTACTATCCTGTTCctgttcaaatattttgtttactgACACTTTTCAAAAGATCTGCCTCAGAAAAGGGGGATCTTGTAGTCTGTGTCACTCCTTTTTGTCTGCTCTGTCTTCTGAAAAGTGATGAATGCTGAGTTTGCACCGTTCTCTGGCCTAAATTAATGTTTAAGGTCATTGTTAGCTTCCTTTGCCCCCAGCGGGTCTGTGCTCAGACATGTGTGGGACTCGTCTCACTTTACTTGCGGTGTTGATAACAGGCTGTCTCTATCTAAGCTAGTCTCTGTATGCCTGCTCTGTAGTAAACAAACTTCAGCCAGATGACTTACCCTAATAAGGGTATCTGCTGTGCATGCATTGAGTTTCACCCTATGGCCTTGTTTAGATGTCCACAAACTGTCAGGAGTACCTTGGATAACTAGCTTAGATGTAGACATCCCGCTTACTGACATGCATCCTGCCCCTTCTGAACTATCACATCATGTAAGTTACCAATTACCACTTCTTTCTGTTGTCATAAAAAGATAAATGCCCAGAATACTGGAGGCTGTGCTTGTAATGCCGTCCAGAGTATGGTGGAGGAAAGGCAGCGCAAGGAGTGCTCTACCCAAATGGGACACATGGTTTGGGACTACTTGCACTCTGAAGCAAACAGAACCTGTGAATGCTCACCTAGCTCTTCCACTCCAAAGGGGATGAGAATTTTCCCTTGGACTGTTTGTGAAACCTTTTAGCCAGTTAGAAGTTTGATTAACATTCTGGAAGGAGCTTCTTTGAATCCTGCTATCCGGAGGGCCTGCTGTGATCCTACAGCCTCCCCACAGGAATGCATAAAGCAAGGGATACCATCATGTCACAGTTGTGAGCCGTGTTGCTTGTCTGCATGTATGTTGAGCATATACTGGGCAtaatgtcacatggtatggaataccctgttggccagtttgggtcagctgtcctggttgtgTCCCCTTCTAccttcttgtgcacctccagccttcttgctggcagggcatgagaagctgaaaaatccttaagtTAGTATAAACTTAGTGTAAATacttgacttagtataaatacccggcaacaactgaaaacatcagtgtgttatcaacattctcctcatactaaatgcaaaacataacactataccagctactagaaagaaaattaactctatcccagctgaaaccaggacatgaaGCTAAAAACCCCCTGAGTTATTGAGCACCTCTTCTGCAACCAGTCTTGGGCCATTTTGAAGTGCTACGTTTTTACAGCAATCTTGCATGTGCTATATTTCAACTTGACGGACGAGGCAATTCAATGCCTATCCAGAAGAGCATTCTTTAATTTAGATCTTATAGTAAGACCATTAAATAAGTCTTTGTTGGTCTGGGACTTTAAGGCTAATTTGTGTGCTTTTATTGAAGTATGTAAGAGTAGTCTGGTATAGTTCACTTGGTCTCCTAATACGCCTTCACGAACAAGTCTTTGCTAGATGAAGTGGCTTACATGTACGTGCCTAGGAATCTTTTAATGCTACTGCGGCCGTTACTTAGCATGCTTACTCTTGTTTGTTAACTGCAGTGCGGACTATTTAATATTGGTGCCCATGTGGCAGATGATTGTATCACTTTTAGAACCGTGTTTGGTGTACCCATCGCTGTAGAAAGAACTCTGTTCTACAGTACTTTACGTTATGTCAGTTGTTTATCACTTATTAAAAAATTGGCTATGGAAGACCTTGCACTGAACTTTCAggtaacaaattaattttactaCCATCGAGAGAACTAGTTTAAAACATAAAGAACCTGCCTGGTGTTGAGCCTCCTGATTTTTTTGCTGATTCTAGACAGGTGAAACATTGCACTAAGATACCAGCTGTGAGTTAAATGGCATTTTGTAGGCCTGACCTGCAAGTGCCATTCTTCACAAAATAGGTAGATATACCATGTGTGACTTTTAGGACCATACCATGCCTTCAGTGTTAACACAGTAATTAGAAGTCTTTACTAGACTTGATATCTCTTTTCAAGACTAAAATGTGCCTAAgcttaacttatttttttaaatgctttttagctACCCTCTGCTTAGGTTTTGGATATTAGATAAATTCTAGTTAAGTGGAAGAAGCTAATAAAtactacattaaaaataattgtgaaagAACTTGCTATTCCTCAGATatacagtttttctctttttgttgtaGGAAGAACTTGAAGCTGCTAAAAAGTTTCTCTATTATGAAATGGGCTACAAAGTAAAATCAGATCAATTAACAGACAGCTCTGAAATCAGTCTAGGGCCTTCAGATATTGAAAGGTAAGTAAAGTACAAGAGTTCCCTATGCTGCTATGAATTAATACCAGTCATTCTTCTGAGTGCAGTTTTTCCCACTGATAATCCTTATCTTGCAGGTACAAGAAGCGATTCCACATGTTTGACAAGGACAAGAAAGGGTTTATTACTATACTGGATGTGCAGCGTGTCTTGGAGGTAATGTTTCCTTGTGTTCttttagtttcctttttaaGCCTCTTATCTAAATTCTAGAGTGTGCCATAAATAGTGCTGAACAATCCAGTTGACATacttctgtacttttttttttttgtctagagCATCAGTGTGCAAATTGCTGAAAACACACTTCATGATATTCTAAATGAAGTGGATCTGAACAAAAATGGACAGGTTGAGCTCAATGAATTTTTGCAGGTAGGTGTTTCTTTGTTACAAGAGAGGCTGTAACTTTAATGAACAAAGGCAtaggtatttaatttttttatctctgtGTTGAAGGGCTGGGTTGGAGACTAGGTGAGTGTTACTTGGGTAAACACTGTAGTGTTGATGCTATTTGCCAAATCACAAGTGACACATAGAGCCATCTTCAAGCAACTTTGAaattcaagggttttttttttatgtgcagaAACAATAAGACCCAAAGAACAGGTCCAATTTACAAAGTATACTACAGTACAGACCtgaatttggctttttttaatatagaaatgctgtttaaatatattcagaacGATACAATTGTCCACTGGAAGGTATATGGCACAGTTATGCACACCAACATTTATTTGGGTCTGTTAAGTGGTTAATAGTTTCTAAactattttgaatattttaaagaatgagcTTGTGGTTAAAACACATCCAGTCCATATAATCCCATTTTAACTCCTAGATTGGCTAACATTATGTCAGTTTGTACGAAAGACATTACATTGACAACCCATATATCTGCTTTTTGAagggctttaaaataaaattaagggtGCTACTGAAACATTTGTTTGCCCAGCTCCTCTTGCATATGCAGTTTGCCAGCCAGCTTTGTTTCTGTAGAGTCTTTCTTGGTGTGGTATTTCAAGTGACtgccatgtctttcctgcatgGTGGCAATGATGAATGCCGAACATGAGATAAATTAATGCTGGGGATTTTGGTCAATGTCAGCCCTTTCTTCACTGTGTCAAGTTAAACAAACAAGATCAAGGCAAAGGAAATGGTAATTGTCTCTCTCGAGATGAGCTGTAGATAAGAGCAGCATTGTTGAAtctaaatgcagaaaattttcACAGGTTGTGTCCAGCATTAGAAAAAAGGACTATTTATTTGCCTAAAATGCAGCAATTTAGTTGAGTAACTGAAATGCActtgggaaggggaaaaataaacccaaacaaaccatgggggcagaaggaagaaacaatGGCTTTGGGAGTTTGTGCTTATGTATTCACATATAAGGGAAAGTCACAGCTGTTTTTCTGGCTATTGCAAAAGGGTCTCCCTCTTATCTCTCTTTGCatatgaaaatttttatttgggggTGGAACCCACCATTTAGTGCAAGGGCTGTGTTAAACTGTAATTTGGTTAGTTTGGTTATGTTGTGGCTAAGAAGTTGAAACAACTAGTAATTATGTCTTCTGTGGATTTTTGGTGGCTTTCTggggtttttgcttttctgtgctgaataGTCTCATTAGGGGTTGCCTCCTTAAGACATAATATCTGTAGAATATAAACGGCAAGTCACTGTTTTGGTATAGTTTCACAGTTACATTTGTAAAACTGTGTAACTCTGTGGCTACTGGCTTCTCCTATACATTTCACAATGCAATCTAAATATTTAACACCAGTGTTGGGCACTGCAGTAATGATCACTTGTGCCAATG contains these protein-coding regions:
- the GPD2 gene encoding glycerol-3-phosphate dehydrogenase, mitochondrial isoform X10 codes for the protein MMLFSLGLKTALLERDDFSSGTSSRSTKLIHGGVRYLQKAIMKLDFEQYKMVKEALEERANLLEIAPHLSAPLPIMLPVYKWWQLPYYWFGIKLYDLVAGSQCLKSSYVLSKSRALEHFPMLRKDELVGAIVYYDGQHNDARMNLAIALTAARYGAATANYAEVLRLLKTTDPASGKERVCGVRCRDVLTGQEFDVKAKCVINATGPFTDSVRKMDDQEVPNICQPSAGVHIVMPGYYSPDNMGLLDPATSDGRVIFFLPWEKMTIAGTTDSPTDVTSHPIPTEEDINFILNEVRNYLSVDVEVRRGDVLAAWSGIRPLVIDPNSKDTQSISRNHVVTISDSGLVTIAGGKWTTYRAMAQDTIDAAIQAHDLKAGSSKTIGLQLEGAEDWSPTLYIRLVQDYGLESEVAQHLASTYGDKAFEVAKIAQVTGKRWPIVGKRLVSEFPYIEAEVVYGVKEYARTAVDMISRRTRLAFLNVQAAEEALPRIIDIMGKELNWNEQKKKEELEAAKKFLYYEMGYKVKSDQLTDSSEISLGPSDIERYKKRFHMFDKDKKGFITILDVQRVLESISVQIAENTLHDILNEVDLNKNGQVELNEFLQVLVGHLTWAEKHPWSHQCEHCQLLPKPLWRAFPVSAVHRVCASQDQRPKCAGGGEILPGDLLQCRWR
- the GPD2 gene encoding glycerol-3-phosphate dehydrogenase, mitochondrial isoform X6 — encoded protein: MAFQKAVKGTALIGGGAIATVFGLSQFSQYRNKHSTFVHVQAAEAVTVPIKNHLPTREQQILALQTTGEFDVLVIGGGATGCGCALDAVTRGLKTALLERDDFSSGTSSRSTKLIHGGVRYLQKAIMKLDFEQYKMVKEALEERANLLEIAPHLSAPLPIMLPVYKWWQLPYYWFGIKLYDLVAGSQCLKSSYVLSKSRALEHFPMLRKDELVGAIVYYDGQHNDARMNLAIALTAARYGAATANYAEVLRLLKTTDPASGKERVCGVRCRDVLTGQEFDVKAKCVINATGPFTDSVRKMDDQEVPNICQPSAGVHIVMPGYYSPDNMGLLDPATSDGRVIFFLPWEKMTIAGTTDSPTDVTSHPIPTEEDINFILNEVRNYLSVDVEVRRGDVLAAWSGIRPLVIDPNSKDTQSISRNHVVTISDSGLVTIAGGKWTTYRAMAQDTIDAAIQAHDLKAGSSKTIGLQLEGAEDWSPTLYIRLVQDYGLESEVAQHLASTYGDKAFEVAKIAQVTGKRWPIVGKRLVSEFPYIEAEVVYGVKEYARTAVDMISRRTRLAFLNVQAAEEALPRIIDIMGKELNWNEQKKKEELEAAKKFLYYEMGYKVKSDQLTDSSEISLGPSDIERYKKRFHMFDKDKKGFITILDVQRVLESISVQIAENTLHDILNEVDLNKNGQVELNEFLQRMDKYFGTVELNLAVVAGTSSLLGEIVLKVWHTDAE
- the GPD2 gene encoding glycerol-3-phosphate dehydrogenase, mitochondrial isoform X8, which encodes MAFQKAVKGTALIGGGAIATVFGLSQFSQYRNKHSTFVHVQAAEAVTVPIKNHLPTREQQILALQTTGEFDVLVIGGGATGCGCALDAVTRGLKTALLERDDFSSGTSSRSTKLIHGGVRYLQKAIMKLDFEQYKMVKEALEERANLLEIAPHLSAPLPIMLPVYKWWQLPYYWFGIKLYDLVAGSQCLKSSYVLSKSRALEHFPMLRKDELVGAIVYYDGQHNDARMNLAIALTAARYGAATANYAEVLRLLKTTDPASGKERVCGVRCRDVLTGQEFDVKAKCVINATGPFTDSVRKMDDQEVPNICQPSAGVHIVMPGYYSPDNMGLLDPATSDGRVIFFLPWEKMTIAGTTDSPTDVTSHPIPTEEDINFILNEVRNYLSVDVEVRRGDVLAAWSGIRPLVIDPNSKDTQSISRNHVVTISDSGLVTIAGGKWTTYRAMAQDTIDAAIQAHDLKAGSSKTIGLQLEGAEDWSPTLYIRLVQDYGLESEVAQHLASTYGDKAFEVAKIAQVTGKRWPIVGKRLVSEFPYIEAEVVYGVKEYARTAVDMISRRTRLAFLNVQAAEEALPRIIDIMGKELNWNEQKKKEELEAAKKFLYYEMGYKVKSDQLTDSSEISLGPSDIERYKKRFHMFDKDKKGFITILDVQRVLESISVQIAENTLHDILNEVDLNKNGQVELNEFLQPRTQSSWLQKEGTTPGLQATPVTFLLVI
- the GPD2 gene encoding glycerol-3-phosphate dehydrogenase, mitochondrial isoform X7 — translated: MAFQKAVKGTALIGGGAIATVFGLSQFSQYRNKHSTFVHVQAAEAVTVPIKNHLPTREQQILALQTTGEFDVLVIGGGATGCGCALDAVTRGLKTALLERDDFSSGTSSRSTKLIHGGVRYLQKAIMKLDFEQYKMVKEALEERANLLEIAPHLSAPLPIMLPVYKWWQLPYYWFGIKLYDLVAGSQCLKSSYVLSKSRALEHFPMLRKDELVGAIVYYDGQHNDARMNLAIALTAARYGAATANYAEVLRLLKTTDPASGKERVCGVRCRDVLTGQEFDVKAKCVINATGPFTDSVRKMDDQEVPNICQPSAGVHIVMPGYYSPDNMGLLDPATSDGRVIFFLPWEKMTIAGTTDSPTDVTSHPIPTEEDINFILNEVRNYLSVDVEVRRGDVLAAWSGIRPLVIDPNSKDTQSISRNHVVTISDSGLVTIAGGKWTTYRAMAQDTIDAAIQAHDLKAGSSKTIGLQLEGAEDWSPTLYIRLVQDYGLESEVAQHLASTYGDKAFEVAKIAQVTGKRWPIVGKRLVSEFPYIEAEVVYGVKEYARTAVDMISRRTRLAFLNVQAAEEALPRIIDIMGKELNWNEQKKKEELEAAKKFLYYEMGYKVKSDQLTDSSEISLGPSDIERYKKRFHMFDKDKKGFITILDVQRVLESISVQIAENTLHDILNEVDLNKNGQVELNEFLQTFSGTATDRCWRGSRNEMAGVRALTREMKSRAHGR
- the GPD2 gene encoding glycerol-3-phosphate dehydrogenase, mitochondrial isoform X5; translation: MAFQKAVKGTALIGGGAIATVFGLSQFSQYRNKHSTFVHVQAAEAVTVPIKNHLPTREQQILALQTTGEFDVLVIGGGATGCGCALDAVTRGLKTALLERDDFSSGTSSRSTKLIHGGVRYLQKAIMKLDFEQYKMVKEALEERANLLEIAPHLSAPLPIMLPVYKWWQLPYYWFGIKLYDLVAGSQCLKSSYVLSKSRALEHFPMLRKDELVGAIVYYDGQHNDARMNLAIALTAARYGAATANYAEVLRLLKTTDPASGKERVCGVRCRDVLTGQEFDVKAKCVINATGPFTDSVRKMDDQEVPNICQPSAGVHIVMPGYYSPDNMGLLDPATSDGRVIFFLPWEKMTIAGTTDSPTDVTSHPIPTEEDINFILNEVRNYLSVDVEVRRGDVLAAWSGIRPLVIDPNSKDTQSISRNHVVTISDSGLVTIAGGKWTTYRAMAQDTIDAAIQAHDLKAGSSKTIGLQLEGAEDWSPTLYIRLVQDYGLESEVAQHLASTYGDKAFEVAKIAQVTGKRWPIVGKRLVSEFPYIEAEVVYGVKEYARTAVDMISRRTRLAFLNVQAAEEALPRIIDIMGKELNWNEQKKKEELEAAKKFLYYEMGYKVKSDQLTDSSEISLGPSDIERYKKRFHMFDKDKKGFITILDVQRVLESISVQIAENTLHDILNEVDLNKNGQVELNEFLQPLCGAVPRRSILLLHDEEKLPHRCTSQYAFHMKFHSRV
- the GPD2 gene encoding glycerol-3-phosphate dehydrogenase, mitochondrial isoform X9 translates to MAFQKAVKGTALIGGGAIATVFGLSQFSQYRNKHSTFVHVQAAEAVTVPIKNHLPTREQQILALQTTGEFDVLVIGGGATGCGCALDAVTRGLKTALLERDDFSSGTSSRSTKLIHGGVRYLQKAIMKLDFEQYKMVKEALEERANLLEIAPHLSAPLPIMLPVYKWWQLPYYWFGIKLYDLVAGSQCLKSSYVLSKSRALEHFPMLRKDELVGAIVYYDGQHNDARMNLAIALTAARYGAATANYAEVLRLLKTTDPASGKERVCGVRCRDVLTGQEFDVKAKCVINATGPFTDSVRKMDDQEVPNICQPSAGVHIVMPGYYSPDNMGLLDPATSDGRVIFFLPWEKMTIAGTTDSPTDVTSHPIPTEEDINFILNEVRNYLSVDVEVRRGDVLAAWSGIRPLVIDPNSKDTQSISRNHVVTISDSGLVTIAGGKWTTYRAMAQDTIDAAIQAHDLKAGSSKTIGLQLEGAEDWSPTLYIRLVQDYGLESEVAQHLASTYGDKAFEVAKIAQVTGKRWPIVGKRLVSEFPYIEAEVVYGVKEYARTAVDMISRRTRLAFLNVQAAEEALPRIIDIMGKELNWNEQKKKEELEAAKKFLYYEMGYKVKSDQLTDSSEISLGPSDIERYKKRFHMFDKDKKGFITILDVQRVLESISVQIAENTLHDILNEVDLNKNGQVELNEFLQTGWIPVGYVT